ttcctcttttgtgctgcccctccactttgccttgTACTACACTAATGGGCAGCAGCGGGACGGCATGAAGACCTGCCATGTGAACCAAGCTGTGCCCTTGGTTTCCTGGGGCACTGTTGAGATCCCGTGACAAACAGGGTGTGACTGGAGATACGGGCTTTCCTCGGATGGGCTATAAACGCCGGTGTCACCGTGAAGTTCCGCCACACACGTCGCCTCACCTCCAATTCCTCACTGGGTAGAAGCAAAGCAGGCTTGCTGAGACTTTGGGTCatttttggcttctggctctggaccTTGCGTTTGGCTCGACTCTGCTGGACCTTTGGGTTtgggactcaacagcacccaccaccatgTGAGACGTTTTCTTGGGCGTCTGGGACTGATGTCatatttaaaacaagaaaacGTTACTGCACCTTGGGAATGCCCACACTGTCTTGTTGTGCTGACCATCCCGGAGCAGAGGGTTGGttttcaggggggtgggggtgggggggtcgggTTGGAGAGGTGGAagcaccaccttcagaagtgtacagacctGGACAGAGAGTCTGGAGGGccaacagcttcacattttgatttttatttattacagGGTCTGTGGCAATACTTTTTGATTGGCCGGTGGGTGGAGCACCCgagtttgcacacacacacacaaaacgtgAAGTCCTAGGAGAGTTTGCGATCTTTTAAGGGGACATTACCTCAACAACGCACGAACAAATGGGCACCTGCTGTGGGCAACCTAAGCAGGAGCTGTCCAGGGGTGCGCGGGTAGGCGGTGTAACAGGGGGCGCGCCACCTGGCTGCCTGGTCACCTCTGGCCCCAGCCCTGACCCCAGCTCCGCAGGCGCTGCCGTCCACCAATCAGACCTCGGCTCGACAGAGTCCCTTTCTGACCACGGGCTTCTCGGACGGAGTCTGTCCACCCACAGCCCCACCTCGGGACCCGCGGGACCTCCAGGACGACGCGGGTTGCCGGGCCGACGGCAGACCTGAGGGGCTGAGGTCGTAGGAAGAGGCGAACCGGGAGAAGGGGCGGCCTCGGCGGGGAGCGATCGGGGCAGGTGGAGAGGGGGCGCGATCCTGAGGGGCGTGGCCTGGCCACCCTCCTAGCCCATGTCCCGAGCACCCCGCTTACCCTGCTGGGTGCCGCGTCCCTGTGCTCGGCGGCGCACTGCGGTGTGAGCTGGCGGCCGCAGTCCGCAAAGGCGCGGCAGAGCGGGGGGACGAGGGGCTTGCTCCTGGGCCCCAGGGCCGCCATGGCCTAGCGCCCGCCGAACTCCCGCGCCGCACGGCAGCGTCGCGATTACGCCAGAAGCAACTTTACGGCCGCGTCGCAAGGCCCAAGGCGGGGGCGGCGGCAGCGCGGCCAACCGTGCGCCTTCCCGGCGGAGCAGCGCGTGAGCTGAGGGCGGGCGGGCAGGTGTAGCCCGGGGCCGGCAGGTGCAGCCCGCTGGTCTGCGGAGCGGCGGGCCGGTGGGCGCTCCTCTGTGCCGCCCCCCGGGCCGCGCGCCCCTGGTCGGCGTCGCGCCGTGCTGAGCTGCCGCGCAGGCCGCCGTCTCCGGGGTCGGTGGCGTTCGGCCCTGGGCGGGgctggcgggcggcggcggcgggcgcgcGGAGGCGGCAGAGGCGGGCGCCGCGCGATGGCGACACAGGTGAGCGGCGCGCGCGGGTGGTCGCGGGCTCGGGTGGTCGCGGGCAGCTGGGCGAGAATCTCCCTCCCTCGGCCGCCCCGCCGGGCGCGTCCCCTCCCCCGCGACCCATTGTGAGGTCAGGGCGGCCGCGCGTCGCCGAGCCGGGCCACTGCCCactcgctgccgccgccgccgccggcccctCAGCGGCCGCTGCGTCCAGACCCCGCCGGGAGGGGCGAGAGGGATGCAGGTCGGGGCGCGGCCGTGGCGCCTTCCCCGGTGAAGGGCTGGGCTCCAGCTGGCCGCCTCGGCGAAGCCCCGGCCGGCTGCCCCGCGCGGCCGGACCCCCGCGGGCCCGGCGCCAGTGACCGTCCCCGCCGGGAGCCGTTTGCTGGACACCCGAGGACGGCAAAGCATGTGCTGAGCGGTCTGCACTCTGTGGGCGGCGGGGATGGATACTTCACAGTTGAGTCGTATTTGGTGGGGTGGTGTTGGGGGCCAGGCGCTGCAGAGGTGAAAGGTGGGCGGCTCGAACCTGCCCAGGCACTCCCACGCGGGAGCCAGAGACCTGACCTCAGCTCCCTTGAAGAGTACAGCCTAGAAGACTCGGGGCTGTTCTCGCTATGGGGCCAAGCGGACTCTCGTTGATTTGCTGTTTTGTCATATTGACATTGGGGGCAAAGCTCTAAGGTGGCGCCTTGAACTTGACCCCAGAGGCTCCGCCTCTCCCAGGGAAAGGTGTTCCTCCTGGGACGTGTGAGGGGCTACAGGGGATGGGCTGGAAGGTCGAAACAGGACCTGGGGTGTGTAGGACCCCTTGGGATTGTGGAGGGGTGTATTCTGGGAGCCTGGCAGCTGTTGGCAGGAAGGGGGGAGGGTTGCTGAGATATATTGGGGCCATCCCCTTCTCAGCATTCCATCAGGCCACCTTCTGGTTCCACCCTGAAAACCTATCAGAGTATCAAGAGTGTTAATTTCACAGGCTGCTCTCTCTCGCAGGTGCCAGGCCCCAGCCCCAAGCTGCAGTAGCCAGTGTCCCTCCCTGCTGCCAGTCCTAGACAAGGGGGCTGCAGCGGCTCCCTCCTCTGCTTGCATTAAGGAAGGACCAGCCCCTTGTTAAGTCTCTTTTCACGTCTGGAGACTGTGCTGAAACAAGTTGTCCTTCTTGTCGTCCCTTAGAACTTGTGAACCAGGACCCACCCCAAGTATGGATATGGGGAACCAGCATCCTTCCATCAGCCGGCTCCAGGAGATCCAGAAGGAGGTGAAGAGTGTGGAACCGCAAGTCCTGGGCTTCAGTGGCCTGTCCGAGGACAAGAACTACAAGCGGCTGGAGCGAATCCTCACAAAGCAGCTCTTTGAGATCGACTCTGTGGATACCGAAGGCCGAGGGGACATTCAGCAAGCGAGGAAGAGAGCGGCCCAGGAGACGGAGCGACTCCTCAAGGAGCTGGAGCAGAATGCCAACCACCCGCACCGGCTGGAGATGGAGAGCATCTTCCAGGAGGCCCAGGCCCTGGTGAAGGGCGAGATCGCTCCTTTCTACAGCGGGGGCAGCTGCGTCTCCAGCGAGTTTGAGGAGGGGATCCAGGATATCATTCTGAGGCTGACCCATGTGAAGACCGGTGGGAAAGTCTCCCTGCGGAAGGCGAGGTACCACACGCTGACACGAGTCTGCGCGGTGCAGGAGATCATCGAAGACTGCGTGAAGAAGCAGCCATCCCTGCCACTCTCGGAGGACACACACCCTTCCGTGGCCAAGATCAACGCCGTGATGTGCGAGGTGAACAAGGCCCGGGGCACCCTGATCGCACTCCTGATGGGCGTGAACAGCAAGGAGACGTGCAGGCACCTGTCGTGCGTGCTGTCAGGCATGATCGCGGACCTGGACGCCCTGGATGTGTGCGGGCGGTCGGAGATCCGGAACTACCGCAGGGAGGTGGTGGAGGACATCAACAAGCTGCTGAAGTGCCTGGACTTGGAGGAGGAGGCGGACACGACGCATGCCTTCGAC
This genomic stretch from Tenrec ecaudatus isolate mTenEca1 chromosome 14, mTenEca1.hap1, whole genome shotgun sequence harbors:
- the BAG5 gene encoding BAG family molecular chaperone regulator 5 isoform X1 — protein: MDTSQTCEPGPTPSMDMGNQHPSISRLQEIQKEVKSVEPQVLGFSGLSEDKNYKRLERILTKQLFEIDSVDTEGRGDIQQARKRAAQETERLLKELEQNANHPHRLEMESIFQEAQALVKGEIAPFYSGGSCVSSEFEEGIQDIILRLTHVKTGGKVSLRKARYHTLTRVCAVQEIIEDCVKKQPSLPLSEDTHPSVAKINAVMCEVNKARGTLIALLMGVNSKETCRHLSCVLSGMIADLDALDVCGRSEIRNYRREVVEDINKLLKCLDLEEEADTTHAFDLGQNHSILKIETVLKRMREIKTELLQAPNPPELYLSCKTELQGLIGQLDEVSVEKNPCIREARRRAVIEVQTLITYIDLKEALEKRKLLVCEEHPPHRAVWGVLEHLSEIQGEVLSFDGNRTDKNYIRLEELLTKQLLALDAVDPQGEERCKAARKQAVKLAQNILSYLDLKSDEWEY
- the BAG5 gene encoding BAG family molecular chaperone regulator 5 isoform X2; translation: MDMGNQHPSISRLQEIQKEVKSVEPQVLGFSGLSEDKNYKRLERILTKQLFEIDSVDTEGRGDIQQARKRAAQETERLLKELEQNANHPHRLEMESIFQEAQALVKGEIAPFYSGGSCVSSEFEEGIQDIILRLTHVKTGGKVSLRKARYHTLTRVCAVQEIIEDCVKKQPSLPLSEDTHPSVAKINAVMCEVNKARGTLIALLMGVNSKETCRHLSCVLSGMIADLDALDVCGRSEIRNYRREVVEDINKLLKCLDLEEEADTTHAFDLGQNHSILKIETVLKRMREIKTELLQAPNPPELYLSCKTELQGLIGQLDEVSVEKNPCIREARRRAVIEVQTLITYIDLKEALEKRKLLVCEEHPPHRAVWGVLEHLSEIQGEVLSFDGNRTDKNYIRLEELLTKQLLALDAVDPQGEERCKAARKQAVKLAQNILSYLDLKSDEWEY